In Caproicibacterium amylolyticum, a genomic segment contains:
- a CDS encoding homoserine dehydrogenase yields the protein MVEIAVMGYGVVGTGVIEVLAKHAEGLTLRAHEGIHVKYVLVRRDFPNPPMMGTFTKSFDQILNDPEVKIVVEVMGGLAPAYDYVRRCLLAGKSVVTSNKELVAAKGADLLQIAKDKNVNFLFEASVGGGIPIIRPMSQCLAANDVVGVAGILNGTTNYILTKMFRDGADFKNALAEAQRLGYAERDPSADVEGADACRKICILASLAYGKHVYPKQVHTEGITQIALADVEYAESWGGVVKLIGEVKRTANKKISIIVCPMFVERESQLANVDDVFNGIMVRGDVTGDIVFYGKGAGKMPTASAVVADVIDCVKHLKARKYLYWADGEPDYVEDYRNESRMFFVRAHAADADDAFDKAAELFSGAVRLFRKKPVSGEFAFVTEHLPEKDCDEKLQALEAAGITVDNRIRIGEM from the coding sequence ATGGTCGAAATCGCAGTCATGGGGTACGGCGTGGTTGGTACCGGCGTAATAGAGGTGCTCGCGAAGCATGCTGAGGGGCTGACGCTTCGCGCACATGAGGGGATACACGTGAAGTATGTCCTTGTGCGCAGGGATTTTCCAAATCCTCCAATGATGGGTACATTCACGAAGTCTTTCGACCAGATTCTGAATGACCCCGAAGTAAAAATCGTTGTGGAAGTCATGGGCGGGCTTGCCCCGGCGTATGATTATGTGCGCCGCTGCCTGTTGGCAGGCAAAAGCGTGGTTACTTCCAACAAAGAGCTGGTTGCTGCAAAGGGTGCCGACCTGCTGCAGATTGCCAAAGACAAAAATGTGAATTTTCTGTTTGAAGCGAGTGTTGGCGGCGGCATTCCGATTATCCGCCCAATGAGCCAGTGCCTTGCGGCAAATGACGTGGTTGGTGTGGCCGGCATTTTAAATGGCACAACGAACTATATCCTGACCAAAATGTTTCGCGACGGTGCGGACTTTAAAAATGCATTGGCAGAAGCACAGCGGCTGGGTTATGCGGAGCGTGACCCGTCCGCGGATGTAGAGGGCGCGGATGCCTGCCGCAAAATTTGCATTTTGGCATCCCTTGCTTATGGAAAGCATGTTTATCCGAAGCAGGTACACACCGAAGGCATCACGCAGATTGCTCTTGCTGATGTGGAATATGCGGAAAGTTGGGGCGGCGTTGTCAAGCTGATTGGCGAAGTAAAGCGTACGGCGAACAAAAAAATTTCCATTATTGTCTGCCCGATGTTTGTGGAGCGCGAAAGCCAGCTTGCAAATGTAGATGATGTATTTAACGGCATTATGGTGCGGGGCGATGTGACTGGCGATATTGTTTTTTACGGCAAAGGCGCGGGCAAGATGCCGACAGCCAGTGCGGTGGTTGCAGATGTGATTGACTGTGTCAAACATCTGAAGGCACGCAAGTACCTTTACTGGGCGGATGGCGAGCCGGACTATGTAGAGGATTACCGGAATGAGTCGCGTATGTTCTTTGTGCGTGCGCACGCAGCGGATGCCGATGATGCGTTTGACAAGGCGGCTGAATTGTTCAGCGGTGCAGTACGGCTGTTCCGCAAAAAGCCTGTGTCCGGCGAATTCGCGTTTGTTACGGAGCATCTGCCCGAAAAGGACTGTGACGAAAAGCTGCAGGCGCTGGAAGCGGCGGGCATTACTGTGGATAACCGCATTCGTATTGGTGAGATGTAA
- the thrB gene encoding homoserine kinase, producing the protein MIRIQVPATSANLGSGFDSLGIALNLYNQVWMEESDSIDISCKDDVQVPLDEHNLIYWAAKQLYEQCGRKLPGMKIVQLNNIPMARGLGSSSACIVAGILGANRLLGSPLDTKELVTLATKIEGHPDNVAPALEGGLVASAIEGGKVYSVSVPVSDKISFVVFIPPFELKTEKARSVLPDSYSRADAVYNLSRSALMTASLFSGNLENLRVAVQDKIHQPYRSGLIENYDDVCRMSYELGTLGTCISGAGPTIISMVKAEEAQNFERTARAHLEDKGMGDWQVKLLMTESCGAKIFIE; encoded by the coding sequence ATGATACGCATACAAGTACCGGCAACCAGCGCCAATCTGGGTTCCGGCTTTGATTCACTCGGCATTGCACTGAATCTGTACAATCAGGTTTGGATGGAAGAATCGGACTCGATTGATATTTCCTGTAAAGACGATGTACAGGTGCCGCTGGATGAACATAATCTGATTTACTGGGCTGCAAAACAGCTGTATGAGCAGTGCGGCCGCAAGCTGCCGGGCATGAAAATCGTACAGCTGAACAATATCCCGATGGCGCGCGGGTTAGGCAGCAGTTCCGCCTGCATCGTTGCGGGTATTCTGGGTGCGAACCGCCTGCTTGGCAGTCCACTGGATACGAAGGAACTGGTGACCCTCGCAACGAAAATCGAGGGCCATCCGGACAATGTTGCCCCGGCACTGGAAGGCGGCCTGGTTGCTTCCGCGATTGAAGGCGGCAAGGTTTACAGTGTAAGTGTGCCGGTTTCCGACAAAATCAGCTTTGTAGTCTTTATTCCGCCGTTTGAGCTAAAAACAGAAAAGGCGCGTTCTGTGCTGCCGGACAGCTACAGCCGCGCGGATGCAGTGTATAATCTTTCCCGCTCCGCGCTGATGACAGCTTCGCTCTTTTCCGGCAATCTGGAAAACCTGCGCGTGGCTGTGCAGGATAAGATTCATCAGCCGTACCGTTCCGGCCTGATTGAAAATTACGACGATGTCTGCCGGATGAGCTACGAGCTTGGTACACTGGGAACCTGCATCAGCGGCGCTGGCCCGACCATTATTTCCATGGTAAAGGCGGAGGAAGCACAGAACTTTGAAAGAACGGCGCGGGCACATTTGGAAGATAAGGGCATGGGGGATTGGCAGGTAAAGCTGCTGATGACGGAATCCTGCGGTGCAAAGATTTTTATTGAGTAA